The following coding sequences lie in one Gadus morhua chromosome 20, gadMor3.0, whole genome shotgun sequence genomic window:
- the LOC115533130 gene encoding 1-phosphatidylinositol 4,5-bisphosphate phosphodiesterase delta-4 isoform X1 — protein sequence MDPPQLSRHKDDADLQVMMAGSTFRKVKSHSWKKPRHFRLLEDGLNIWYKSRWAGRGHSTFLVSDVEAVRQGHQSEVLQSIADEFPPNLCFTLEFRGRQGNLDLVAETPEEAGAWVRGMRKLIHKAKNMDEKERLDQWVWDWFLKADKNKDGRMNFKEVRKLLKMMNVDMNEDHAFYLFTMADTSMSSSLEIDEFVMFYKMLTQRDEVWKLFQDYSSDGEMLSRGELENILRIEQQEGDGCVEHAQELIDRYEPSEMARSQGSMSLDGFQLYLCSQEGSIFNTSHKDLYQDMSQPLSHYFLSSSHNTYLLEDQLRGQSSLEAYIQALKRGCRCVEIDCWDGPDDEPVVYHGHTLTSKILFRDVIATISEYAFKASDYPLILSLENHCGVEQQRVMAQHLELILGSLLLRAPLGGEAPQQLPSPQDLKGKILLKTKKIGCETLTDEVSDEDETVNPDPDSPSTDQGSAECPPDPSKKKAKLKMSRELSDLVVYCKSVHFRGFQHAQAHYKCDEMSSLSESKARKLAKEAGADFVQHNIRQLSRIYPSGLRTVSSNYNPQELWNVGCQIVALNFQTAGLEMDLNDGLFHQNAGCGYVLKPGFMRDSELPFDPETPQEHSGYAPLRLSIQILSGQQLPKVNQKEGSIIDPLVRVEVYGVPQDLAKEETSHIQNNGFNPVWNETLNFIVHNPGLALVRFVVEDHDKASRNDFVGQFTLPFTSIRPGYRHIHLLSKDGTSIPPASLFVNVSTSELTSGPD from the exons ATGGATCCTCCTCAACTTTCAC GACACAAAGATGATGCTGACCTCCAGGTGATGATGGCGGGGTCGACCTTCAGGAAGGTCAAGTCCCATTCCTGGAAGAAACCGAGACACTTCCGGCTCTTGGAGGATGGGCTGAACATCTGGTACAAGTCCAGGTGGGCAGGGAGAGGCCACTCCACCT TCCTGGTGAGTGACGTGGAGGCGGTGCGGCAGGGCCACCAGTCAGAGGTCCTGCAGAGCATTGCCGATGAGTTCCCCCCCAACCTCTGCTTCACGCTGGAGTTCCGCGGTCGCCAGGGCAACCTGGACCTGGTGGCCGAGACCCCCGAGGAGGCAGGGGCCTGGGTCAGGGGCATGCGCAAGCTGATCCACAAGGCCAAGAACATGGACGAGAAGGAGAGACTGGACCA GTGGGTGTGGGATTGGTTCCTGAAGGCGGATAAAAACAAAGATGGAAGGATGAACTTCAAGGAAGTGAGGAAACTGCTGAAGATGATGAATGTGGACATGAACGAGGACCACGCTTTTTACCTCTTTACC ATGGCTGACACGTCCATGAGCTCGTCGCTGGAGATCGACGAGTTTGTCATGTTCTACAAAATGCTGACCCAGCGCGACGAGGTGTGGAAGCTGTTCCAGGACTACTCCAGCGACGGGGAGATGCTGAGTCGTGGCGAGCTGGAGAACATCCTGCGGATTGAGCAGCAGGAGGGGGACGGCTGCGTGGAGCACGCCCAGGAGCTCATCGACCGCTACGAGCCCTCTGAGATGG CCAGGAGCCAGGGCTCCATGTCTCTGGACGGCTTCCAGCTGTATCTGTGTTCCCAGGAGGGCTCCATCTTCAACACTTCCCACAAGGACCTCTACCAGGACATGAGCCAGCCGCTCAGCCActacttcctctcctcctcccacaatACCTACTTGCTGGAGGACCAGCTCAGGGGCCAGAGCAGCCTGGAGGCATACATACA GGCCCTGAAGCGGGGCTGTCGCTGTGTGGAGATCGACTGCTGGGACGGGCCCGATGATGAGCCGGTGGTCTACCATGGCCACACCCTGACCTCCAAGATCCTCTTCAGGGACGTCATCGCAACCATCAGCGAGTACGCCTTCAAG GCATCCGACTACCCGCTCATCCTGTCTCTGGAGAACCACTGTGGAGTGGAGCAGCAGAGGGTCATGGCCCAGCACCTGGAGCTGATCCTGGGGAGCTTGCTGCTCAGAGCACCCCTCGGTGGAGAGGCTCCCCAGCAGCTGCCTTCTCCCCAG GATCTGAAGGGTAAAATCCTGCTGAAAACCAAGAAGATTGGCTGTGAAACTCTGACCGATGAAGTTAGCGATGAGGACGAGACGgtgaaccctgaccctgacagCCCATCTACGGATCAGGGGTCCGCAGAATGCCCCCCCGACCCCAGCAAGAAG AAAGCAAAACTGAAGATGTCCAGAGAGCTGTCAGACCTGGTGGTCTACTGTAAGAGTGTCCACTTCCGCGGTTTCCAGCACGCTCAGGCGCATTACAAATGCGACGAGATGTCGTCGCTGTCCGAATCCAAAGCCAGGAAGCTGGCAAAGGAAGCAG gtGCAGATTTCGTGCAACACAACATAAGGCAATTGAGCCGTATCTATCCCAGTGGGCTCAGGACGGTGTCTTCAAACTACAACCCCCAGGAGCTCTGGAATGTCGGCTGCCAGATAG TGGCGCTGAACTTCCAGACGGCGGGGCTGGAGATGGACCTCAACGACGGGCTGTTCCACCAGAACGCCGGCTGTGGCTATGTCCTGAAGCCTGGCTTCATGAGGGACAGCGAGCTGCCGTTCGACCCCGAGACGCCGCAGGAGCACAGCGGCTACGCTCCACTACGCCTCTCCATACAG ATCCTCAGTGGGCAGCAGCTCCCCAAGGTGAACCAGAAGGAGGGCTCAATCATCGACCCGctggtcagggtggaggtctacGGGGTCCCCCAGGACCTGGCTAAGGAGGAGACCAGCCACATCCAGAACAACG GTTTTAACCCGGTTTGGAACGAGACTCTTAACTTCATCGTCCACAACCCGGGGCTGGCCTTGGTTCGGTTTGTGGTGGAGGACCACGACAAGGCATCCAGGAATGACTTCGTAGGCCAGTTCACCCTTCCCTTCACAAGCATCCGACCAG GTTATCGACATATTCACCTCCTGTCTAAAGATGGGACCTCCATACCTCCCGCCTCTCTGTTTGTCAACGTCAGCACCTCAGAGCTAACATCAGGACCCGACTGA
- the LOC115533130 gene encoding 1-phosphatidylinositol 4,5-bisphosphate phosphodiesterase delta-4 isoform X2 encodes MDPPQLSRHKDDADLQVMMAGSTFRKVKSHSWKKPRHFRLLEDGLNIWYKSRWAGRGHSTFLVSDVEAVRQGHQSEVLQSIADEFPPNLCFTLEFRGRQGNLDLVAETPEEAGAWVRGMRKLIHKAKNMDEKERLDQWVWDWFLKADKNKDGRMNFKEVRKLLKMMNVDMNEDHAFYLFTMADTSMSSSLEIDEFVMFYKMLTQRDEVWKLFQDYSSDGEMLSRGELENILRIEQQEGDGCVEHAQELIDRYEPSEMARSQGSMSLDGFQLYLCSQEGSIFNTSHKDLYQDMSQPLSHYFLSSSHNTYLLEDQLRGQSSLEAYIQALKRGCRCVEIDCWDGPDDEPVVYHGHTLTSKILFRDVIATISEYAFKASDYPLILSLENHCGVEQQRVMAQHLELILGSLLLRAPLGGEAPQQLPSPQDLKGKILLKTKKIGCETLTDEVSDEDETVNPDPDSPSTDQGSAECPPDPSKKKAKLKMSRELSDLVVYCKSVHFRGFQHAQAHYKCDEMSSLSESKARKLAKEAGADFVQHNIRQLSRIYPSGLRTVSSNYNPQELWNVGCQIVALNFQTAGLEMDLNDGLFHQNAGCGYVLKPGFMRDSELPFDPETPQEHSGYAPLRLSIQILSGQQLPKVNQKEGSIIDPLVRVEVYGVPQDLAKEETSHIQNNARRLMSAGSDDDATPGMGNFHDKEGHIFYHNHRRAT; translated from the exons ATGGATCCTCCTCAACTTTCAC GACACAAAGATGATGCTGACCTCCAGGTGATGATGGCGGGGTCGACCTTCAGGAAGGTCAAGTCCCATTCCTGGAAGAAACCGAGACACTTCCGGCTCTTGGAGGATGGGCTGAACATCTGGTACAAGTCCAGGTGGGCAGGGAGAGGCCACTCCACCT TCCTGGTGAGTGACGTGGAGGCGGTGCGGCAGGGCCACCAGTCAGAGGTCCTGCAGAGCATTGCCGATGAGTTCCCCCCCAACCTCTGCTTCACGCTGGAGTTCCGCGGTCGCCAGGGCAACCTGGACCTGGTGGCCGAGACCCCCGAGGAGGCAGGGGCCTGGGTCAGGGGCATGCGCAAGCTGATCCACAAGGCCAAGAACATGGACGAGAAGGAGAGACTGGACCA GTGGGTGTGGGATTGGTTCCTGAAGGCGGATAAAAACAAAGATGGAAGGATGAACTTCAAGGAAGTGAGGAAACTGCTGAAGATGATGAATGTGGACATGAACGAGGACCACGCTTTTTACCTCTTTACC ATGGCTGACACGTCCATGAGCTCGTCGCTGGAGATCGACGAGTTTGTCATGTTCTACAAAATGCTGACCCAGCGCGACGAGGTGTGGAAGCTGTTCCAGGACTACTCCAGCGACGGGGAGATGCTGAGTCGTGGCGAGCTGGAGAACATCCTGCGGATTGAGCAGCAGGAGGGGGACGGCTGCGTGGAGCACGCCCAGGAGCTCATCGACCGCTACGAGCCCTCTGAGATGG CCAGGAGCCAGGGCTCCATGTCTCTGGACGGCTTCCAGCTGTATCTGTGTTCCCAGGAGGGCTCCATCTTCAACACTTCCCACAAGGACCTCTACCAGGACATGAGCCAGCCGCTCAGCCActacttcctctcctcctcccacaatACCTACTTGCTGGAGGACCAGCTCAGGGGCCAGAGCAGCCTGGAGGCATACATACA GGCCCTGAAGCGGGGCTGTCGCTGTGTGGAGATCGACTGCTGGGACGGGCCCGATGATGAGCCGGTGGTCTACCATGGCCACACCCTGACCTCCAAGATCCTCTTCAGGGACGTCATCGCAACCATCAGCGAGTACGCCTTCAAG GCATCCGACTACCCGCTCATCCTGTCTCTGGAGAACCACTGTGGAGTGGAGCAGCAGAGGGTCATGGCCCAGCACCTGGAGCTGATCCTGGGGAGCTTGCTGCTCAGAGCACCCCTCGGTGGAGAGGCTCCCCAGCAGCTGCCTTCTCCCCAG GATCTGAAGGGTAAAATCCTGCTGAAAACCAAGAAGATTGGCTGTGAAACTCTGACCGATGAAGTTAGCGATGAGGACGAGACGgtgaaccctgaccctgacagCCCATCTACGGATCAGGGGTCCGCAGAATGCCCCCCCGACCCCAGCAAGAAG AAAGCAAAACTGAAGATGTCCAGAGAGCTGTCAGACCTGGTGGTCTACTGTAAGAGTGTCCACTTCCGCGGTTTCCAGCACGCTCAGGCGCATTACAAATGCGACGAGATGTCGTCGCTGTCCGAATCCAAAGCCAGGAAGCTGGCAAAGGAAGCAG gtGCAGATTTCGTGCAACACAACATAAGGCAATTGAGCCGTATCTATCCCAGTGGGCTCAGGACGGTGTCTTCAAACTACAACCCCCAGGAGCTCTGGAATGTCGGCTGCCAGATAG TGGCGCTGAACTTCCAGACGGCGGGGCTGGAGATGGACCTCAACGACGGGCTGTTCCACCAGAACGCCGGCTGTGGCTATGTCCTGAAGCCTGGCTTCATGAGGGACAGCGAGCTGCCGTTCGACCCCGAGACGCCGCAGGAGCACAGCGGCTACGCTCCACTACGCCTCTCCATACAG ATCCTCAGTGGGCAGCAGCTCCCCAAGGTGAACCAGAAGGAGGGCTCAATCATCGACCCGctggtcagggtggaggtctacGGGGTCCCCCAGGACCTGGCTAAGGAGGAGACCAGCCACATCCAGAACAACG CAAGGCGTCTGATGTCAGCtggcagtgatgatgatgctactccagggatgggcaactttcatgataaagagggccacattttttatcataaccatcggagggccacatga
- the znf142 gene encoding zinc finger protein 142 — protein sequence MEANPTEKGGKRLSDPEDQQGLSSLERGPSLTSGRPRRKRRPNPLYVQSTDEQETAEPEVVGHKTKRRKKDQGENKKTALNESDTPPAKEYLAEGSEHIFRTHTCPKCRRCFKMRSHLQEHLRIHFPSPSLQCPTCDRFFTSKSKLRVHMLREAGQKVHHCKRCDYSAVERNALRRHLSNVHGDDAGDAECVAGDLPTPNVLTYPCPTCGQTFQQSRSLKAHMKTHNVPPDRQSLPCFQEGCAFRGSVRKELLRHAREAHAVEAVECRHHACNAIFANKRDMEEHRRAHLAYHCALCDFSCSNKSVFLQHRRQGHAGEEELRCEFCTFVTFNPVEFQQHVGHLHASEKIHRCPQCSYVTAHKRGLNRHMLMHSGEKPHKCSVCDFRCRDESYLTKHMLTHSDDKNFMCSECGYVTKWKHYLNVHMRKHTGDLRYECDQCPYRCHRIDQLNSHKLRHQAKSLMCEICAYACKRKYELRNHMLTKHSAGPKQAAAAYQCKYCAYTTCYRQALQNHENCKHTKLKEFRCALCSYVSFSTISLFLHKRKVHGYVPGDKDWLENYALKEKERNALECVQDFYLKSPAGCNRSEPSAREVATTPLTNENQSGPTGQTEGLDVGGIPADTSSRGCPEEYCTLVLTTLSTAEYETAPSSNEKEHVQYPNATTYTSTNDDGDTPPQQGGISPSYSPSVAEEEDDCHQGETDDDEGSINSELVEAGEVINKPSGSNAFSKSEIHLKAMKKHDSDQAEAMVMEGRVKMLVAQTGDVHRCDKCLYVTRKGSALKYHCQFVCQNRSKGHDCEGCGAHFKQRRGLDTHLVKKCPARQRNTRAFKGVSTTPMTLSPDCLRDEGGCKDIDEIDEHHVEVTRTRSTTQSKGGKIMISTSNVITSGKSKGPQKEHFKFKLVTKAVSDAKERNILSKKTVLYTKGRGKFTCKQCNFSSIRLATVKRHCTTCRPNSKRNDEDQSRLECADADSNSSLSKSEEDLGDKIDNDHTLKKSKKQLISCPKCTFKCSQKRALESHEKRGCMKANEIQCHLCSFVGKSQNSLTSHVSSVHEKNKPQRLHCEDCDFNCKQARCMAQHVAVKHKGSRPHRCPYCPFSTTRRHRLEEHRSLHTGVGRYSCEECSKTFGTVTKLGQHKTRVHDRKPSHFCSLCDFSGYTLDDVRRHNLRCHTGELQHSCAHCEACFSSSVALRNHSKRIHQDQNFLSCPECDFTFGTDAALKIHQRSTHPLLKCSTCQRRFNTKKSLETHQRSHLGHQCQLCSFASRTKQLLAQHLMEEHEEDEEEEGSRAEKPLKCSHCEFSCRHQLVLEQHLRSHGGTRLYKCTDCKYTTRNKQKITWHIRIHTGEKPYSCEQCSYTCSDPFRLKIHMRVHQPEKKYLCTECGYKCKWKTQLKYHMTKHTGEKAYACDDCAYRANRADALRAHRDTQHCDARSFVCEECGKAFKTRYILKTHQRQHSGARPYTCGACPKAFCWPAGLRHHFLSHTKQQPYRCLHCPYRAKQRFQVVKHLRRHHPGVAPEQGVVKDVEGAGLTLKDAMRGAVGGDGGGGEEGEAEDGRQGEADGQRREDIDGMVATDGDLTCFV from the exons ATGGAAGCTAATCCCACAGAAAAAGGTGGAAAACGTCTGTCAGACCCCGAGGACCAACAAG gcCTGAGCAGCCTTGAGAGAGGGCCATCTCTGACCTCGGGCAGGCCCAGAAGGAAACGCAGACCCAACCCTCTCTACGTGCAGTCTACAGATGAACAAGAGACAGCAGAACCAGAGGTTGTTGGGCACAAGACCAAGAGAAGGAAAAAAGATCAGGGGGAAAACAAGAAAACCGCTCTGAATGAGAGCGACACACCTCCTGCTAAAG AATACCTTGCGGAGGGTTCAGAGCACATATTCCGCACGCACACTTGCCCCAAATGCCGCCGCTGTTTCAAGATGCGCTCCCACCTCCAGGAGCACCTGCGCATCCACTTCCCAAGCCCCAGCCTCCAGTGCCCCACCTGCGACCGCTTCTTCACCAGCAAGAGCAAGCTGCGCGTGCACATGCTGCGCGAGGCGGGCCAGAAAGTCCACCACTGCAAACGCTGCGACTACTCGGCAGTCGAACGCAACGCCCTCCGCCGCCACCTTTCAAACGTCCACGGGGATGACGCCGGTGACGCGGAGTGCGTTGCCGGTGACCTGCCTACCCCCAACGTACTGACCTACCCTTGCCCCACCTGCGGACAAACCTTTCAGCAAAGCAGGTCCCTCAAGGCCCACATGAAGACCCACAACGTCCCACCGGACAGACAATCCCTGCCTTGTTTCCAGGAGGGCTGCGCCTTCCGGGGTTCCGTGCGCAAGGAGCTGCTGCGTCACGCCAGGGAGGCTCACGCCGTCGAGGCGGTTGAGTGTCGGCATCACGCCTGCAACGCCATCTTCGCCAACAAGAGGGACATGGAGGAGCATCGGCGCGCGCACCTTGCCTACCACTGCGCGCTGTGCGACTTCTCCTGCTCCAACAAGAGCGTGTTCCTGCAGCACCGGCGCCAGGGACacgcgggggaggaggagctccgCTGTGAGTTCTGCACCTTCGTCACCTTCAACCCTGTGGAGTTCCAGCAGCACGTGGGACATCTGCATGCCAGCGAGAAGATCCACCGGTGTCCGCAGTGCAGCTACGTGACCGCCCATAAGCGGGGTTTGAACCGGCACATGTTGATGCACAGTG GTGAGAAGCCTCACAAGTGCAGCGTCTGTGACTTCAGGTGCCGGGATGAGTCCTACCTCAccaaacacatgctcacacactcgGACGACAAGAACTTCATGTGTTCCGAGTGCGGCTACGTCACAAAGTGGAAGCACTATCTGAATGTACACATGCGTAAACACACCGGGGATCTACG GTACGAGTGTGACCAGTGTCCCTACCGCTGTCACAGGATAGACCAGCTGAACAGCCACAAGCTTCGACATCAGGCCAAGTCGCTCATGTGCGAGATCTGCGCCTATGCCTGCAAGCGGAAGTATGAACTTCGTAACCACATGCTGACCAAGCACTCTGCTGGCCCAAAGCAGGCTGCGGCGGCCTATCAGTGTAAATACTGTGCGTATACCACTTGCTATCGCCAGGCACTCCAGAACCACGAGAACTGCAAACACACCAAGCTGAAGGAGTTCCGATGTGCGCTCTGCTCGTATGTCTCCTTCAGCACCATCAGCCTGTTTTTGCACAAGAGAAAGGTCCACGGGTACGTTCCCGGTGACAAAGACTGGCTGGAGAACTACGCCTTAAAGGAGAAGGAAAGAAACGCACTTGAATGTGTACAGGATTTCTACCTGAAGTCCCCGGCGGGTTGTAACCGATCCGAACCAAGCGCCAGGGAGGTAGCAACGACACCTCTGACCAATGAAAACCAGTCTGGTCCGACTGGCCAAACTGAAGGGCTAGATGTTGGGGGTATTCCAGCAGACACCTCATCCAGGGGCTGCCCCGAGGAGTATTGTACATTGGTGTTGACCACACTCTCAACAGCTGAATATGAGACCGCTCCGTCGTCAAATGAGAAGGAACACGTCCAGTATCCAAATGCCACAACGTACACTTCCACTAACGACGATGGTGATACTCCACCACAACAGGGAGGCATCAGTCCAAGTTATTCTCCAAGTGTggcagaagaagaggatgaCTGTCATCAAGGTGAAACAGACGACGATGAAGGCTCAATCAACAGTGAGTTGGTGGAAGCAGGAGAAGTCATCAATAAGCCCTCTGGTTCCAACGCCTTTTCCAAATCTGAGATCCACCTGAAGGCCATGAAGAAACATGACAGTGACCAGGCAGAGGCGATGGTTATGGAAGGACGGGTGAAGATGCTCGTAGCACAGACAGGAGATGTGCACCGCTGCGACAAGTGCTTGTATGTGACACGCAAGGGAAGCGCCCTGAAGTATCACTGTCAATTTGTCTGTCAAAATAGGTCCAAGGGACATGACTGCGAGGGCTGTGGGGCACATTTCAAACAAAGGCGAGGCCTCGATACACACCTCGTGAAGAAGTGTCCAGCTCGCCAGCGAAACACAAGAGCCTTTAAAGGGGTTTCAACGACACCGATGACACTCAGTCCGGACTGTCTCCGTGATGAAGGTGGATGTAAAGATATTGATGAAATAGATGAACATCATGTAGAGGTAACAAGAACAAGAAGTACAACTCAAAGCAAAGGTGGAAAAATTATGATCTCTACATCTAATGTCATTACCTCTGGTAAATCAAAAGGCCCACAAAAGGAGCATTTTAAGTTTAAACTTGTGACCAAAGCTGTTTCTGATgccaaagaaagaaatatttTGTCAAAGAAAACTGTCCTTTACACTAAGGGACGAGGGAAATTCACGTGCAAACAATGCAATTTTTCCTCGATCAGACTGGCTACTGTGAAACGTCACTGCACAACCTGCAGACCAAACTCAAAGAGGAATGATGAAGATCAAAGCCGGTTAGAATGTGCAGATGCTGATTCAAATAGCTCACTCTCAAAGTCAGAAGAAGACCTTGGTGATAAAATTGACAATGATCACACTTTGAAAAAATCTAAAAAACAACTTATCTCCTGTCCCAAGTGTACATTCAAGTGCAGTCAGAAGCGTGCTCTAGAAAGCCACGAGAAGAGGGGCTGCATGAAAGCCAACGAAATCCAGTGCCACCTATGCTCGTTCGTGGGAAAGTCCCAAAACTCTTTGACGAGTCACGTTTCCTCTGTTCATGAGAAAAACAAGCCTCAACGCTTGCACTGCGAGGACTGCGACTTCAACTGTAAACAGGCGCGCTGCATGGCCCAGCACGTCGCAGTCAAACACAAAGGGTCGCGACCCCACCGCTGCCCTTACTGTCCCTTCAGCACTACCCGTCGCCACCGGCTGGAGGAGCACCGGTCCCTCCACACCGGTGTCGGACGTTATTCCTGCGAAGAGTGCAGCAAGACATTCGGCACCGTGACCAAACTGGGCCAACACAAGACACGTGTCCACGACAGGAAGCCCTCTCACTTCTGCTCGCTTTGCGACTTCAGCGGCTACACCCTGGACGACGTGAGGCGCCACAACCTCCGATGCCACACCGGAGAGCTCCAGCACTCTTGCGCTCACTGTGAGGCCTGCTTTAGTTCCAGCGTGGCCCTTAGAAACCATTCCAAACGCATCCACCAAGACCAGAACTTTCTCTCCTGCCCTGAATGTGACTTTACATTTGGCACTGACGCTGCTCTCAAAATCCACCAGCGGAGTACACACCCTTTGCTCAAGTGCTCCACCTGTCAGCGGCGTTTCAACACCAAGAAAAGCCTGGAAACGCACCAGAGAAGCCATTTAGGCCACCAGTGCCAGCTCTGCTCTTTCGCTAGCAGAACCAAGCAGCTGTTGGCGCAGCACCTCATGGAGGAGCacgaggaagatgaggaagaggagggttccAGGGCAGAGAAGCCGCTGAAGTGCAGCCACTGCGAGTTCTCCTGTCGCCATCAGCTGGTGTTGGAGCAGCACCTCCGCTCACACGGGGGCACGCGGCTCTACAAGTGCACCGACTGCAAGTACACCACCCGGAACAAGCAGAAGATCACGTGGCACATCCGCATCCACACCGGGGAGAAACCCTACAGCTGTGAGCAGTGTAGCTACACCTGCAGCGACCCCTTCAGGCTGAAG ATTCACATGAGAGTTCACCAGCCAGAGAAGAAATACTTGTGTACGGAGTGTGGATACAAATGCAAATGGAAGACCCAGCTGAAGTACCACATGACGAAACATACAG GGGAGAAGGCCTACGCGTGTGACGACTGCGCCTACCGCGCCAACCGGGCGGACGCCCTGCGTGCCCACCGCGACACGCAGCACTGCGACGCGCGCTCCTTCGTCTGCGAGGAGTGCGGCAAGGCCTTCAAGACGCGCTACATCCTGAAGACCCACCAGCGGCAGCACAGCGGAGCACGACCCTACACCTGCGGGGCCTGCCCCAAGGCTTTCTGCTGGCCCGCCGGCCTgcgacatcacttcctgtcgcACACCAAGCAGCAGCCATACCGCTGCCTCCACTGTCCGTACCGCGCCAAGCAGAGGTTTCAGGTGGTGAAGCACCTGCGCAGGCACCACCCAGGGGTGGCCCCGGAGCAGGGGGTGGTGAAGGacgtggagggggcggggctcacCCTGAAGGACGCCATGCGGGGGGCGgtagggggggatgggggtggaggggaggagggggaggcagaggatgGACGTCAGGGAGAGGCGGAtggacagaggagagaagataTAGACGGAATGGTTGCGACGGATGGGGATTTAACATGTTTTGTTTAG
- the bcs1l gene encoding mitochondrial chaperone BCS1: protein MPLSDLLDGLKDNPYFGAGFGLVGIGTAMAFARKGAQVGMIFFRRNYMITLEVPSKDKSYHWLLSWITKHAKHTQHLSVETSYLAHESGRVKTQFDFHPSPGNHIIWYGRKWIRVERTREKQMVDLHTGTPWESVTFTALGRDRQIFFNILQEARELALKQEEGRTVMYTAMGGEWRPFGFPRRRRPLNSVVLESGVAERIVDDVKEFIGNPKWYTDRGIPYRRGYLLYGPPGCGKSSFITALAGELGYSICLMSLSDRSLSDDRLNHLLSVAPQQSIILLEDVDAAFVSRDLLPTENPVAYQGMGRLTFSGLLNSLDGVASSEARIVFMTTNFIDRLDAALIRPGRVDLKQYVGHCTHWQLAQMFRRFYPAAPSSEGDHFAVTALAALPEMSAAQVQGHFMLYKMDPAGAICNVDKINE from the exons ATGCCCCTGTCAGACCTCTTAGACGGTCTGAAAGACAACCCGTACTTTGGAGCTGGCTTTGGGCTCGTCGGGATCGGGACAGCAATGGCCTTTGCCAGGAAAGGAGCGCAGGTTGGGATGATTTTCTTCCGGAGGAATTATATGATCACACTGGAGGTGCCCAGCAAAGATAAGAGTTACCACTGGCTGCTCAGTTGGATCACAAAGCACGCAAAACACACTCAGCATCTCAGCGTGGAGACGTCCTACCTGGCACATGAAAGTGGACGTGTCAAAACACAGTTTGATTTCCACCCCAGTCCTGGGAACCATATTATTTG GTATGGGAGGAAGTGGATTCGGGTGGAGAGGACCAGGGAGAAGCAGATGGTGGATCTACACACTGGGACTCCCTGGGAGTCGGTCACCTTCACTGCTCTgggaagagacagacagatcttCTTCAACATCCTACAGGAAG CTAGAGAGCTGGCCCTAAAACAGGAAGAAGGGCGAACAGTGATGTACACCGCCATGGGTGGGGAGTGGCGGCCGTTCGGGTTTCCACGCCGACGGAGACCACTGAACTCGGTGGTACTGGAGTCGGGCGTGGCTGAGAGGATTGTAGATGATGTGAAGGAGTTCATCGGAAATCCAAAGTGGTACACAGACAGAG GGATCCCCTACAGGAGAGGATATCTGCTGTATGGACCCCCAGGCTGTGGGAAGAGCAGCTTCAT CACTGCGCTGGCGGGAGAGCTGGGCTACAGCATCTGCCTGATGAGTCTGAGCGACCGCAGCCTGTCGGACGACCGCCTCAACCACCTGCTGAGCGTGGCGCCCCAGCAGAGCATCATCCTCCTGGAGGACGTGGACGCCGCGTTCGTCAGCCGCGACCTGCTGCCCACAGAGA ACCCTGTGGCCTACCAGGGGATGGGCAGACTGACCTTCAGCGGCCTTCTCAACTCTCTGGATGGGGTGGCGTCCTCCGAGGCCCGCATCGTCTTCATGACCACCAACTTTATCGACAG GCTGGATGCGGCTCTAATCCGGCCAGGTCGTGTGGACCTAAAGCAGTATGTGGGTCACTGCACCCACTGGCAGCTGGCCCAGATGTTTCGCCGCTTCTACCCAGCAGCGCCAAGCTCCGAGGGCGACCACTTTGCTGTGACTGCCCTGGCGGCGCTGCCAGAGATGAGCGCGGCACAAGTCCAAGGACATTTTATGTTGTATAAAATGGATCCCGCGGGGGCCATCTGCAACGttgacaaaataaatgaatga